In one Candidatus Nomurabacteria bacterium genomic region, the following are encoded:
- the lepA gene encoding elongation factor 4, whose protein sequence is MDQSHIRNFCIIAHIDHGKSTLADRMMEMTHTVEKRDMKSQLLDSMDLEREKGITIKLAPVRMAYAPRVDGSLYVVDGEKKNTKYQIPNTTYQLNLIDTPGHVDFSYEVSRSLEACEGAVLVVDASQGIQAQTLANVYLALAADLTIIPVLNKIDLPAADVPRVSAEIINLLGCDESDILKISAKTGEGVIEVLDAIVERIAPPKGDESAPTRSLIFDSYYDDYRGVILYTRTFDGSIKKGDTIEMLATGAHGLALEVGALNPVMKPGEAIATGEIGYIVTNLKTTRDAKVGDTVTVKRAHASEPLPGYQNVKPFVYAGFFPVSNEDYNDLKDAVEKLSLSDSALQFEPENSPVLGFGVRIGFLGLLHMDIIRERLEREYDLDLVVTNPSTDYQVTLAKGEEIDIKSASDLPDMSKVAEIREPWINGEIVVPQDYIGNVIQLIVSKRGKQKNLSYIDERALISFEAPLANLLTDFYDQLKSVTSGYGSFNYELSEYRAEDLVRVDFYVAGEIVDSLSIMLHRSEAESVGRVVVKKLKDVIPRQNFQVALQAAIGGRFIAREDLSAYRKDVTTGLYGGDVSRKKKVLAKQAKGKKRMKRFGKVDIPSEAFTVMLKRD, encoded by the coding sequence ATGGACCAAAGTCACATCCGAAATTTCTGCATCATTGCTCATATTGACCACGGCAAGTCAACGCTTGCCGATCGTATGATGGAAATGACGCATACTGTCGAAAAGCGCGATATGAAATCGCAGCTGCTCGATAGTATGGATTTGGAGCGTGAAAAGGGTATCACGATCAAGCTCGCACCGGTGCGGATGGCGTATGCGCCTAGAGTAGATGGTAGTTTGTATGTAGTAGATGGTGAGAAAAAAAATACCAAATACCAAATACCAAATACCACCTACCAACTAAATCTTATCGACACTCCCGGCCACGTGGACTTTAGCTACGAAGTAAGCCGTAGTTTGGAGGCATGCGAAGGTGCCGTGTTGGTGGTGGACGCTAGTCAGGGCATTCAGGCGCAGACACTCGCGAATGTATATTTGGCACTGGCTGCAGATTTGACGATTATTCCGGTGCTTAACAAGATTGATCTACCGGCTGCAGACGTGCCGCGTGTGAGTGCGGAAATTATCAATTTGCTTGGCTGTGACGAATCAGACATTTTGAAAATTAGCGCAAAAACAGGCGAGGGTGTAATTGAGGTACTCGATGCAATCGTAGAGCGCATCGCTCCGCCAAAAGGCGACGAAAGCGCACCGACGCGTTCGCTGATTTTTGACAGTTATTACGATGATTATCGCGGGGTGATTTTGTATACGCGGACGTTTGACGGAAGCATCAAAAAAGGCGATACAATCGAAATGCTTGCCACTGGAGCCCACGGCCTGGCGCTTGAAGTTGGTGCTCTGAACCCAGTGATGAAACCGGGCGAAGCCATCGCAACTGGTGAGATCGGCTATATCGTGACCAACCTCAAGACCACTCGCGATGCCAAGGTAGGCGATACGGTCACGGTCAAGCGAGCACATGCCAGCGAGCCACTCCCAGGGTATCAGAACGTCAAGCCATTTGTATATGCTGGGTTCTTCCCAGTGAGTAATGAAGATTATAACGATCTCAAAGATGCTGTCGAAAAGCTCAGCCTGAGCGATAGCGCATTGCAATTCGAGCCCGAAAACTCTCCGGTACTTGGCTTTGGTGTGCGTATTGGGTTCCTCGGCCTACTGCATATGGATATTATTCGTGAGCGATTGGAACGTGAATATGACCTTGATTTGGTCGTCACTAATCCATCGACCGATTATCAGGTGACTTTGGCAAAAGGTGAGGAGATTGATATCAAATCCGCGAGCGATTTACCAGATATGAGCAAAGTTGCAGAAATACGTGAACCATGGATCAACGGCGAAATCGTGGTGCCGCAAGATTACATTGGCAACGTGATTCAATTGATTGTGAGCAAACGCGGCAAGCAAAAGAACCTGAGCTACATAGACGAGCGAGCACTCATCAGTTTTGAAGCGCCACTTGCAAATCTGCTCACTGACTTTTACGACCAACTCAAGAGTGTGACGAGCGGCTACGGTAGCTTTAACTACGAGTTGAGCGAATATCGTGCTGAAGATTTGGTACGCGTTGATTTCTATGTTGCTGGCGAAATTGTCGATTCGCTCAGTATTATGCTGCATCGGTCTGAGGCTGAATCTGTCGGTAGGGTAGTAGTCAAAAAGCTCAAAGACGTGATTCCGCGGCAAAATTTCCAAGTGGCGTTGCAGGCGGCAATTGGTGGTCGATTCATCGCGCGCGAAGATTTGAGTGCATATCGCAAAGACGTGACGACTGGGCTGTATGGTGGAGACGTAAGCCGCAAAAAGAAAGTCCTCGCCAAGCAGGCAAAAGGCAAAAAACGCATGAAGCGCTTCGGAAAGGTGGATATTCCGTCCGAAGCTTTCACGGTGATGCTAAAGCGCGACTAG